Proteins encoded in a region of the Drosophila sechellia strain sech25 chromosome 2L, ASM438219v1, whole genome shotgun sequence genome:
- the LOC6611428 gene encoding gonadotropin-releasing hormone receptor isoform X1 has translation MAKVAEENDHRDLSNWSSVNDTNGTIHLTKDMVFNDGHRLSITVYSILFVISTIGNSTVLYLLTKRRLRGPLRIDIMLMHLAIADLMVTLLLMPMEIVWAWTVQWLSTDLMCRLMSFFRVFGLYLSSYVMVCISLDRYFAILKPLKRSYNRGRIMLACAWLGSVVCSIPQAFLFHLEEHPAVTGYFQCVIFNSFRSDFDEKLYQAASMCSMYAFPLIMFIYCYGAIYLEIYRKSQRVLKDVIAERFRRSNDDVLSRAKKRTLKMTITIVIVFIICWTPYYTISMWYWLDKHSADKINPLVRKALFIFASTNSCMNPLVYGLYNIRGRVNNNNPSVNNRHTSLSNRLDSSNQLMQKQLTNNSLLNGRGQVMAAAVSATTKLANVVGLKGTANGNGSAAVAVTVPPTPPLTVSIAPLATDDEANDDSCLSAVTIRSQDQSPIRQKCDDSIELTSVVK, from the exons CATACTGTTTGTGATCTCAACAATTGGCAACAGCACCGTGCTGTATCTGCTGACCAAGCGGCGACTGCGCGGTCCCTTGCGTATTGATATCATGCTAATGCATCTGGCCATCGCCGATCTAATGGTGACGCTGCTCCTGATGCCAATGGAGATCGTGTGGGCCTGGACGGTGCAGTGGCTATCCACGGACCTGATGTGCCGCCTGATGAGCTTCTTCCGCGTCTTCGGCCTGTACCTGTCCAGCTACGTGATGGTCTGCATATCGCTCGACAG ATACTTTGCCATACTGAAGCCGCTCAAGCGGTCCTACAACCGTGGACGCATCATGTTGGCCTGCGCCTGGCTGGGATCTGTCGTCTGCAGCATTCCACAG GCTTTTCTCTTCCACCTGGAGGAGCATCCCGCCGTCACCGGCTACTTTCAGTGCGTCATCTTCAACTCGTTCAGGAGCGACTTTGATGAGAAGCTGTATCAGGCGGCCTCCATGTGCAGCATGTACGCCTTTCCGCTGATCATGTTCATCTACTGCTACGGAGCCATCTACCTGGAGATCTACCGGAAGAGCCAGCGCGTCCTCAAGGACGTGATTGCCGAGCGTTTCCGACGCTCCAACGACGACGTGCTCAGCCGGGCTAAGAAGCGTACGCTCAAGATGACCATCACGATTGTGATTGTGTTCATCATCTGCTGGACTCCGTACTACACCATATCCATGTGGTACTGGCTGGACAAGCACTCCGCAGACAAGATCAATCCCCTGGTGCGCAAGGCGCTGTTCATCTTCGCGTCGACCAACTCCTGTATGAATCCTTTGGTCTACGGACTCTACAACATTCGCGGGCGAGTGAACAACAATAATCCG TCGGTGAACAACAGGCACACCTCGCTGTCCAATCGCCTGGACTCCTCCAATCAGCTGATGCAAAAGCAGTTGACCAACAACTCGCTGCTCAATGGAAGAGGCCAGGTGATGGCAGCCGCGGTCTCGGCCACCACAAAGTTGGCCAATGTGGTCGGCCTCAAAGGCACTGCCAATGGCAATGGCTCAGCTGCAGTCGCGGTAACAGTTCCACCAACTCCTCCGCTGACAGTATCCATCGCTCCGCTGGCCACCGACGACGAGGCCAACGATGATTCCTGCCTCAGTGCGGTCACCATCAGGTCCCAGGATCAATCCCCGATCCGCCAGAA ATGTGACGACTCCATCGAACTGACCAGTGTGGTCAAGTAG